Genomic DNA from Desulfovibrio aminophilus DSM 12254:
CCGTCGCGGGCAGGGGCAGAAATTCCGTGACCCCGGCGCGGATGGCCCGGATGAGCAACTCCGGCGATGGTTCGCGGCCAACCAGGAAGACCTCGCCCACGCGACCGCCGCGGCGGGCCCGCTCCAGGCGGTCCAGCTCCGCTCCGGGTTCCGCCCCAGGCTCGAACACGAGCAGGTCCACGGGCCCCGGCTCCTTCCCGTTGAGGTGGACCCCCGGGCACTCCCGGGCCGCCTGCTGGAAGATACGCTTGGCCTCTGGATCATGCACGGCCAGGGTGACGGAGATGGTGTCGACGGTCATGGTTCCCTCCCAGCCTACTTCTTGTCACCCGAGTCGCCGAAGTTCAGTTGGAGCGTCTTCTGCGTCTCGGAGGAGGACGTGGGCGGCTTGCGGTAGTTGTCCATGACGCCTTGGGCATAGACGCCGTCCAGGCCGACCACGGGGGCGTCACCGGCCGGGGCTGCGGCCAGTTTCTGGGCCGCCACGGCCTGGCGCACCGAGGCCCCCAGGGGCTCCTTGAACTCGTCGGCGGCGCACCCGGCGCAGGCCAGGAAACCGATGATGGCGATGGCGGTCAGCAGCCTGGTCATCTTCCCTCCTCCTTACCTGGGCAGCATATGCCCGAATTCGCCGTCGAAACCTTCGGCCCGACCGGACGGGCTCTTCGCCTTGGGAGCGGAACCGGCGACGCCGGACCCGCTTCCCCGTCCCTCGACCAAGCCGAGCATATAGAACTCGTAGTCGTCGGGTTCGCGGAAGCCGTCGGTGGGCAGGCTCTGCTTGGCCACGTCCAGAGGCTTCACGAGATGTGGGGTGATGATGATGATCAGCTCGGACTCGTTCTTCTGAAAGTCGCTGCTGCGGAACAGGGAGCCCAGCACGGGCACGTCGCCCAGCACCGGGAACTTGTTCATGTTCTCGCGCAGGGAGTCCTTGATGAGCCCGGCGATGGCGAAGCTCTGGCCGTTGCCCAGCTCCACCGTGGTCGAGGCACGGCGGCTGGTGATGGACGGGACATTGAAAGAGTTCACGGTCACGGCCCGGGAGTAGTCCAGATCCGAAACCTGCGGCTCCACCTTGATGTTGATGGTGCCGGAGTCAAGCACGGTGGGCGTGAACTTGAGGCCCACGCCGAAGGGCTTGTACTCGATGCCCACGGTACCCAGACCCTGGGGCACGGGGATGGGCACCTCGCCGCCGGCCAGGAACTCGGCGGTCTGACCCGAAAGGCAAATCAGGTTCGGCTCGGCCAGAATCTTGATCAGGCCGTTGGCCTTGAGGGCGTCCACGAAGTAGCTCAGGCTGTTGCCCGCGCTGCCCACGCTGGTGGTGCCCGCTATGCCCACGTTGTTGGAAAGGGTGAGCGCCCCTTCCTCGTCCAGGTAGGTCAGACGGTTCAAGAAGCTGTAAAGAATCTCGTCGCCGGACATGAACCGGAAGTTGAACCCCAGACGCTTCATGACGCTGCGGCTCATCTCGGCCACACGCACCTCGAGCATGACCTGCTGGACCCCGCCCACGCGCAGGAGGTTGACCACCTTGCCCGGCGCGGAGGCCTCGGCCAGGGACAGGGCCGTGGCCAGATTCGTGGCGCTGGACACGCTGCCGGAAAGAGTCACGGATTCGCCCGAGGATAGGACGCGGATGCCCGCCTCGCTCGGCAGGACGGTGTGCAGCATGTGCTTGAGCTGGGTCACGTCCGGCACGACCTCCAGGTCGTAAACCGCGTTCACCCGATCTCCCGGGCCCCAGAGGGTCAGGTTGGTGGTCCCGGTCTTCTTGCCGGTGATGTAGATCTGCCGTGGCGAGATGAGCACCAGCTCGGCCTGTTCCGGCGCGGCCAGGGAGATGCGGGCGATGTCCGAGTCGCTGTTCAGGATCAGGGACTTGCCCGCCACGAGCTGAACGGCCTGGGGGGCCTCGGTGGCCAGGATGCGGAATCCCGGCCCGGCATGGGCGGCCTGGGTCCAGCACAGGGCCAGAACCAGGGCTGCGGTGAAAAAGGATCGACGCGCGTTCATGGCCGTTCCTCCGCGCTAGAAGCGCACCCGGTCGCGAGTTCCGCCGCGGATCACTTCGACCTCCACGGCGGGGCGCGGTGCGGCCTGGGCGGCGGCCTTGGGCCGAACCTGGACGGGACGCAGGGAGGCCAGGGTGGCGGCCGTATCCGCACCGTTGGTCAGCACGGTTTCCTGGTCGGCTTCGTTCCTCAGGGCGAAGTTGAGCGTGCCCTGTGTGGCGGCCAGGGCCAGCTTTTCGCTCTCCTCGGGAGTCAGGTCCAGGGTGTAGACGTCCACGGAGGACGGCTTTTCACCGTCGCCGGAAGGCTCCAGCTCCGTGCCCGTGGCCAGGACCGGAACCTTCTCCAGCACGAGCTTGGTCACTTTCTCCTCCCGCTCGCCGACAGGCAGGGTCACGAGCACGTCCACCAGATTGCCGGGGCGGATGAACCCGGCCAGTCCCATGACCTTGTTGCCCTTCACGGCCATGGCCCTGCGGCCCGGGCCGAGCATGGCGCTGATGCCGCCCACCTTCACGTCCTCGGGAGCCAGACGCGGAGCGGTCACGGCCTCTCCCTTGCCCACGGACTGCGCCAACACGCGGCCCACCAGAGACTCCTGCGCACGGAAGGACTGGGACGGTTCGCTGCCCTCGACGAAGGGAGCCAGCCGAAGCATGCCGGGCTCGATCCGGGCGCCCTTCGGCATGTCGGTGGCGGCGACAACAACCTGCACGGTCCGCACCGTGACCTGGGCCACGGGCGCGGCCGGAGCGCGGGCGGAGAGCCACCGGAAGACAAGCAGACCGGCGGTCAGGGCCAGGACAAGGGCCAGGACCATCTGCAGCAGGGAGCGGACGGTTCTGCTCACGACAACCTCCTAGAGGCCGAGGGTTCCGCGTTCCCAGGCCGTGTAGACCAGAGTGAACACGGTGCCGGCGGCGATGGCCAGCCCGTAGCACAAGCGCGGCAGAGGCCTGCCGACGGGCGCGGGAACCGGCGCATATTCCAGCTTGCGGGTGGCCAGCAGGACCAGGAAGGCGTCGCGGATGTTGCGCAGGACGCGGGGCAGCAGCCCCAAGCGCAGGAGCATGAACAGGGCGTAGAGCCCTCCCGCCAGGCAAGTGAAAAGAAAGGCGCTGAAGACATCGGCCGCGCCGAGCCACGCGCCCACGGCGGCCATGAGCTTCACGTCGCCCCCGCCCATGAGGCGCAGGAGGAACGGCACGAGCATCACGGCCAAGCCCAGGGCCAGGCCGGCGGCGCTGAAGGCCAAGCCGTCCAGGCCCCGGGCCAGCCCGTGATAGGCCAGGCCGGCGAACATCGCGGGAAGCGTGAGCAGATTCGGAATCTTCTGGTCCCAGAGGTCCGTGACCACGGCCACGGACAGCATGACGCAGACGATTGCGCCGATGAGCAGATCCATGTCTCTCCCCTCCTGATCCGCTATGCCCGACGGCCGGTTCCCCCGTTTTCCCCCCGGGGGGCGCGGGGCCCGCGGTCCTTTCAGGAAAAGTTCCGCGAGCCCCGCCCATCCGTCGTTTCCCGCGCCGGGCGCGGGGTCTGGTCGTGCGGGATCAGCTGCCGGTGCTGGTGGTGGGCATCTTTCCGGCGATGGTGTCGAAGGTGCCGCTGACCTTGGTGCCCAGGGTGGTCACCGCGGTGATGATCACGGCCGCGATGAGGGCGGCGATGAGGCCGTATTCCAGAGCGGTCACGCCTTCCTCGTCCTTGAACAGCTGCATCAGTCTGGTCATCATGATCGTTCTCCCCTTCTTGGTGGTTTCCGATTCCGACCCGCGCCGCCGGGATGGAGGCGCGGCCGATGTCCCATATGAGCAATGGCCGTGCCAGGACGTGTCTCGCTAGCACAGGCGAGATATTTTATTCTTTTAAATCATTGTGATGAAGAAATGAGACAGCCGCCACGGGCCTCGCGAAGTAAGCCCTGGCGAAGAGGAGGAATCTACGATTCGTGGATCACACGGTTTTCATGCGAAGCGTGAATGATAGAATAACACACTGAATAAACCTATCTTTTCGCCAGTCCACTATTCATGGATCACTGAACCCGCAGGCAGGCTATCGGGTCCAGGCCGTGCTTCTGGAGTTTGTTCCACAGGTTCTTGGCCGTGATTCCCAGCAGCCGGGCGGCCTCGGTCTGGACGCCCCCGGCGCGGCGCAAGGCTTGCACGATGAGGCCCTTTTCATACTCGTTCACAGCGCGCTTGAGCGGCAGGCCGATTTCGGGTGGGACGATTTCGGGAATCGGCTCGGCCCGCCGCTGCAGCGCCAGCGACAAATCCGCCGCCGTGATCCGGCCGGAAGCCGCGAAGATGGCCGTGCGCTCCAACGTATTGGCCAGTTGGCGGACGTTGCCCGGCCAGTCCTGGGCCTGGAGGAGCCGCAGGGCGTCGGGAGCCAGGGACAGCGGCTCCCCCCCCAGTCGGCGGCCGATCCGGTCGAGGAAGAAATCGGCCAGCAAGGCCAGATCCTCCTTGCGTTCACGCAGGGGCGGCAGATGGATGGCGGCCACGTTCAACCGATAGTAGAGGTCCGCCCGGAACTCCTTGGCCTCCACGCGGTCCCGCAGATCCTGGTTGGTGGCCGCGATGATCCGCACGTCGAAGGTCACGGGCCGCGAGCCGCCCACGCGCTCCACCTGCTTCTGTTCCACGGCGCGCAGGAGCTTGGGTTGAAGGTGCAGGGGCATGTCCCCGATCTCGTCCAGGAGGATGCTGCCGCCCTGGGCCATTTCGAAGCGGCCGCGCCGGGCGGCGGTGGCCCCGGTGAAGGCCCCCTTCTCGTGGCCGAAGAGTTCGCTCTCCAGAAGGTTTTCCGGGATGGCCGCGCAGTTCAGCTTGACGAAGGGACCGGCCGCCCTGGGGCTCAGGGCGTGGATGGTGTCGGCGACGAGTTCCTTGCCCGTACCGGACTCGCCGGTGATGAGCACGTCGGCATCCAGACCGGCCACCCGCTGGAGCATGTCCTTGACCCGCGACATGGCTTGGCCCTGGCCGATGATCCGTGACAGGGGCCCCTCGCGCTCCAAGGTCGTACGCAAGGCCTGGACCTGGCCCTGGAGGCGGCGTTTCTCCAAAGCCCGGCGGATGACCACCTCCATCTCGGCCAGGCTGAACGGCTTGGTGAAGTAGTCGTAGGCCCCGCGCTTGAGGGCCTCCACGGCGGAATCCCTGCTGGAAAAGGCGGTCATGACCACGATGTCGGCCAGGGGCGCGGCCCGCTTGAGGTGCGGAAGAGCCTCGATGCCGGACATGCCGGGAAGCATGACGTCCTGGAGCACGAGGTCGAAATCCCCAGCCTCGGCGAGACGGATGCCCTCCTCGGCAGAACCCGCGACATCCACCTCGAATTCCTTGTCCCGCAAGGCCTCCACGAGCATCCCCCGGAAGGCCGCGTCGTCGTCCACCACCAGAATCCTGGCCGTCATGGCTTCCCCCTGGGCGGCATCGGCCACCCCTCATGACCCTAGCCTCTCCCGGTCTGGAAATCCACAAAAAATAGATCGCCACATCACACACAGGGCTGCAATCCGCAGTGCAAGGAAATTTGCATAGAAAAAATTATTTTATACTTCAATATGATAAGTAAAAAAATACACCGCCAGCGAAATTCTCATGCCCCTTGGTACGGGGGTTGCTTTTGAGAGACTATGGAACGGAACCGAAACGGATCAAGCGAGGATGCCATGCGCAAGCGACATGCACGAGGGCGCGGACAGCGGGGGATGGCGGCGGTGGAGTTCGCGCTCATCCTGCCCGTGCTGGCCGCCCTGTTTTTCCTGATCCTGGAGGGCGCCAACGCGATCCGCACCTATTCCATCATCTCCGAAGCCAGCCGCGAGGCCGCCCGGCTGGTGCTCCGCGAAGGCAGCACGACCAACGTGGAATTCCTGGTGCAGTCCCTGACCGCCGCGCAACTCCCGGCCGCCAACCTGAACACCAACGTGACCGTCAACAGCGAGCAGAAGACCGTCACCGTCGAGGTCGATTATGACTACCAAAGCATGCTCGGTTCCCAGTCCATGGTCGAAACCTTCAACAGCGGCCAACCCTATGTCCTGCTTGCCCGCACGACCATGCCGCTGCCGTAGGCGCCAGCGCGGCGCGGTCCATGTCCTCGTGGCCGTGCTCATTCCCATTCTGTTGGGCGCGGCCGGGCTGGCTCTGGACCTGGGCAACCTCTATCTGGCCCAGACCAGGCTCCAGGCCGCCGTGGACGCCGGGGCCCTGGCCGGAGCCCTGCAACTGCCCTACGACCCGGACCTGACCAAGGACATCGCCAAGCCCGCGGCCATCGACATGGTTCACACCAACTACGCCGAGGCCCAGATCCAGAACGTGGCCGCCGGTTCCGAGGTCCGCAGCCTCTGCGTCACGGCCACGGCCCAGGTGAACACGCTCTTGCTGGGCGTGCTGGGAGTGAATTCCGGCAGCGTGGCGGCCCAGGCCTGCGCCGGATTCAACAATCTGGAAGTGGCCCTGGTCATCGACAACACGGGCAGCATGAAGGGCACACCCATCAGCCGCGTGCGCGAGGCCGGCGCCGACCTGGTGGACCTGATCATCCCCGACGGCGCGGCCCCGAACACCCGCGTCGGCCTGGTGCCATTCCGGGGCAAGGTCAAAGTTCTGGACGCCGAGGGCTATCCCTCGGGCTGTCTGAACGCCGACGGTTCGCTCAACGTGGGCATCCACCCCGACTTCATGCCCCTCTACTACGCCCTGCCGTATTACACCCGGAGCCAGATCAACCTGGACACCTGCACCAGCATTCCTCCGGTGCACTCGCTGACCACGGACAAGGACGAGATCATCGCGGCCATCACCCAGATGGACGCCCTGGGCGCGGGCTCGGGCACGGTCATCTCCGAAGGCATCAGGTGGGGCCGCGAGGTTCTCACGCCCGAGGCTCCCTACACGCAGGGCAGCGCCGACGATAAGATCCGCAAGATCATGATCGTGCTCACCGATGGCGACACCGAGGACGGCACCTGCGGCGGCAGCTACGCCATGTCTTACACGCCCAACAACTACTGGACCAACGCCTACTACGGCATGAAGGTCACCAACTGCCACTGCGAGAACGGCGGCGGCCTGAACCAGGCCATGCTCGCCGAAGCCCAAAAGGCCAAGGATGCGGGCATCGAAATCTTCTCCATCCGCTTCGGCGTCTCGGACACCACGGACATCCAGCTCATGAAGCAGATCGCCTCCAGCAAGCCCGGCACCACCGACCACTACTTCGACGCGCCCTCGGCCGAGGACATCCCCGAGGTCTTCAAGCTCATCGGCAAGCAGCTCGGCTGGCGGCTGCTGAACTAGGAGGCGGTCATGCGACGCAGGCGTTCCAGCTTTTCCCGCGGCGTGGCCGCCGTGGAGATGGCCCTCATCCTCCCGGCCTTGCTGCTCATGGTCTTCGGCCTGCTGGAGAGCGGCAACCTCTTCCTCTCCTGGCTCACGGTCCAGAAGTCGGCCGAGATGGGCGCACGCTTCGCGGCCACCGGCCAGGGCGAGGACGAGGGCACCCGTCTGGCCCAGATCGTGGAACAGACCAACGTCCTGCTGAGCACACTCCCAAGCGCGGGTTCCACGGTCTCGGTCAGGAGCTGGCCCGGCCTGGACACCAGCGGCCCCGGAGTCAGCGGCAGCGCGGGCCAGCCCTGCGGCGTGGTGGAGGTCGGCGTGTCCTTCCTCTACAAGCCCATCACGCCCTTCATCGGCGACGCACTGCCGGAAACGGTCCAGCTCACCGGCGCGGACCGCAAGGTCAACGAGCCCTGGAAACCCTGCCCCTGATTTCTCCCCGCGCCCTCCCCGCCCTCGGGTCTCCTCCGGGGGAAAAAAGAAAGCCGGGCCAAACCCGGCTTTCCCATCTTCAATCAAACGGCGGCGCTACTTCTTGGCATTGGGAGTGAACAGGGGCTTACCCGCAACCTTGAACTCGCCCACAAACTTCTGGGCCTTGGCCGAGGTGATCCAGTCGCTGAACTTCTTGGCCAGATCCGCGCGCACCCCGGGGCAGTGCGCCGGGTTCACCGGCATGACGCTGTACTGATTGAGCAGCGGCTTGTCGCCCTCCACCAGGATCGTCAGAGGCGCCTTGCCCTTCTGGTCGGCTTCGTACTTGTACCATGTGCCCCGATCCACCAGGGTGTAGGCCCCGCGCTCGGCGGCCATGGCCAGGGTGGCCAGCATGCCCTGCCCGGCGGAGATGTACCAGGACTCCTTGTCCGGCACGGGCAGCTCAGCCGCCTTCCAAAGCTTGAGCTCGGCCTTGTGCGTACCCGAATCGTCACCGCGGCTCACGAAGGAAGCCTTGGCCGCGGACACTGCCTTGAGGGCCTCGGCGACGGTCTTGCCCTTGGCCTTGGCCGGATCCTTCAGCGGGCCAACGATCACGAAGTCGTTATAAAAGATCTCCTTGCGGTCCATGCCGAAGCCCTTGTCCAGGAATTCCTTTTCGGACTGGGGCGCGTGGACCATGAGCACGTCCACGTTGCAGTCCTCGCCGAGTTTGAGGGCCTTGCCCGTGCCCACGGCCGTCCACTGAAGTTCGATGCCCGTGTCCTTCTGGAAGGCCGGGCCCAGGGCGTCCAGCAAGCCGGTGTCCTGGGTGCTGGTGGTGGTGGCCATACGCAGGACGTCGCCCGCCAGGGCGGGAACGGCGCAGACCAGGGCGGACAGGGCGACCAGGGTCGCGATAGTTTTCTTCCAGGATCGAAGCATTTTCTCCTCCTTCAGGTTGCGGACTGGCCAACACGTTTCTTGTTGCATTCGTGACATATATCTGTTTAGGCAAGCATATGAAAAATGGCAAGTTGATTCTGCCCATATTGACATAACGGAACCCTTTCGGAAACAAGAACGAATGGATTTCATTCTGGAGGGCCTTGTCCGGGCCCTGGACCTCCTCCTTTCCGGCGACGAGGTCACCTTCTCGGCCGTAACGGCCACTCTGCAGAGCTCGGTCCTGGCCATGATCGCGGCCCTGGCCCTGGGCGCTCCGGCCGGGTTCTGCCTGGGCCATTTCGAATTCCGGGGCCGCCGCGCCCTGCGTCTGGCCGTGGACACGGCTCTCTCCTTTCCCACCGTGGTCATCGGCCTCATCGTCTACGCCTTCCTCACCCGACGCGGCCCATTGGGCGAATGGCAGATGCTCTTCACCGTGCCGGGCATGGCCGCCGGCCTGGCCCTGCTGGCCCTGCCCATCGTCATCGCCCACACGGCGGCCGGCGTCGAAGGGCTGGATCGACGTCTGCGCCTCACGGCCCTGACCCTGGGAGCGGGCCCCCTGCGGCTGGCCCTGACCACCCTGCGCGAGGCCCGCTTCGCCGTCATCCTGGCCCTGGCCATGGCCTTCGGGCGGGTGGCCTCGGAGGTGGGCATCGCCATGATGGTCGGCGGCAACATCAAATGGCACACGCGGACCATCACCACGGCCATCGCCCTGGAGACCGGCAAGGGCCAGTTCGCCGAGGGCATCGCCCTGGGCATCGTGCTCCTGGCCATCGCCCTGGTGGTGAACCTGCTGCTGGTCCTCCTCCGCCGGAGGATGGCGTGAACACGCTGTTCCGCCTGGAAAACGTCGTGGTGCGCTATGCCGGGACCGAGGTTCTGCGCGTGGAGGCCCTGGACATCCCGGAGCACTCCGTGTTCGGTCTCGCCGGGCACAACGGCTCTGGCAAGAGCACCCTGCTGCGGCTGCTGGCCCTGCTGGAACGTCCCGCAAGCGGCCGCCTGCTGGTGGACGGAGCGGACAGCGCCGGGCGGGAGCGGGAACTGCGCCGCCGCGTCACCCTTTTGGATCAGGAACCCTATCTCCTGCGACGTTCGGTTCTGGAAAACGTGGCCTACGGCCTGCGGGCCCGCCGGGAGTCCGGCGACCTGGAACGCCGCGTGGCCGAGGCCCTGGAATGGGTGGGGCTGGCTCCCGGTTTCGCCCGCCGCTCCTGGCGCGAACTTTCCGGCGGCGAGGCCCAGCGGGTGGCCCTGGCCGCCCGCCTCATCCTCCGCCCCAGGGCCCTGCTTCTGGACGAGCCCACGGCCAATCTGGACGCCGAGAGCGTGACCCGCATCAACCAAGCCGCGCTGCGCGCCCGCGAGGAGTGGGGCACGACCCTGGTGCTGGTGAGCCACGACATGGCATGGCTCGCCGAGATGGCCGACAGCGTGCTCCACCTGCACCACGGCCGAGTGACGGGCTATGGTCGGATGAACATCCTGCGCGGCCCGTGGCTGGCGGAGCCGGAGGGATCGCGTCTGGACCTGGGGCCGGACGCCCGCCTGCGCGCCCCGGCGGCGCCCGCCATGGACGCCCCGGCGGCCGTGGAACCCGGGGACATCACCCTGCTCCCCCCGGACGACGCCGGGGCCGGACGGTTCGACTCCCTGCTCCCGGCCATGGTGGAGGAGCTGTCCCGCGACCGGGACGGCTTGCTGGCCCTCTGTCGGGCCGGGGAACTGCGGCTGTTCACCCGCCTACCGGACTGCGAGCGGGTTTTTCTGCCTGGAATGCCGGTTCTCCTGGGATTCACACGCCAAGCGGTGCGTTTCCTGGACGTCCCCCGCACTGCGGACTGACCGTGCCGGACATGAAAAAAGGCCCGCCCAGCGCACCGGACGGGCCTTGGCCCCTGTCGGGCGGAAAAGTCTATTCTCCCTCGTCCTCGGCGTCCAAATCCACCAATCCCATCTCTCCAGCATGGGCCACCAGTTCGGCCAGCAACTGCTCGGCGTCGTCGAAGAGCGGCGTCAGCTCCTCGCGGGGCGTCTCCCCGAAACGGGCATTGAGGAAATGGCGGATGCCCAGGGCCATCGTCATCTCGGCCAGATCCGCGTATTCCTCCTCGGAAGTCAGCAGATCGAACAAACCGCCTTCCAGGTTCTCCAACAGTTCCTCGCGGCTCAATTTTTCCAGCCCTTTGTCCTTGGCCATCGCATGCTCCTTGTTTTTTCAGACTACGAAACCCGCACCGCCTCGTTGACCACGTCCAGGTTCTTGAGACGCGCCAGGGCGTGGTAGAGCTGGTCCAGACTCGTGACCTCCACGGTGAATTCCAGCACCGACGTGCCGTCCACGCTGGACTCGAACGTGCCGGAATCGATGTTGATGTTGTCCTCGGCGAGCATCACGGCCACCTGGCCGAGCACTCCCTTGCGGTTGGTGCACTTGATGCGCACCCGGGCCGGATAGGGCGTGTCCTCCTGCTTGCCGTCCCAGGAGACTGAAAGCAGGCGCTCGGACTCGAAGCCCTTGACGTTCGGACAGGTGGTGGTGTGGATGGTCACGCCCCGGCCGCGGGTGATGTAGCCCACGATGGGCTCGCCGGGCAACGGGTTGCAGCAGCTGGCGAAACGCACGAGCACATTGTCCACGCCGCTGATCTTGAGCCCCTCGCTCTTGCCCTTGGCCTTGGCCTCCTCGACCGCGGGTCCGGTGGGACGCTCCTGGGGCCGGGGCTCATCCGCCTTCTCGGGCTGGAGCGAGGCCACCAGTCGCTTGACGACCTTGTTGGGCGTGATCCGCGAATAGCCCACCTGGGAGAGCAGTTCGTCCACCGAGCCGCAGGAGAACTCCTCCGCCAACTTGAGCAGAAGGCCTTCCTTCATGGCCTTGGCCATGTTGATGCCGACCTTGCGACCCTCCTTCTCCAGGAGTTCCTTGGCCAAGTCGATGCTGCGGGCCCGCTCCTCGGTACGGATGTACTGCTTGACCCGCGTACGGGCCCGGGCGGTCTTGACGAACTTGAGCCAGTCGCGGCTGGGCGTGCGGTGGGGGTCGGTGATGATCTCCACGCGGTCGCCATTCTTGAGCGGCGTGGACAGGGGCACGAGCCTGCCGTTGACCTTGGCCCCGGCGCAACGGTCGCCAACCTGGGAGTGGATGGAGTAGGCGAAATCCACGGGGGTGGCGCCCTCGGGCAGTTCCTTGATGTCTCCCCGGGGGGTGAAGATATAGACCTCGTCCTGGAACAGATCGAAACGCAGGGAGGCCATGAATTCACGGGGGTCGGAAAGCTCCCGCTGCCAGTCCAGGATCTGGCGCAGCCAGGTGAAACGCTCGGCGTCGCGCGAGCTGCCCGCCCCGCCGCCTTTGCGGTGCTTTTCCTTGTACTGCCAGTGGGCGGCC
This window encodes:
- a CDS encoding RelA/SpoT family protein, encoding MIRINEITDKVSAYIDKPDLTLIQKAYVYAAQAHEGQTRLSGEPYLAHPLAVANVLADMNMDEPTVAAGLLHDTVEDTSVTLDEIEELFGEEVADIVDGVTKISQMQFESKAVAQAENIRKMILAMAEDIRVVMVKLADRLHNMRTLGFHQDTVKQRLIAQETLDIYAPLANRLGLHRTKIELEDLCLKYLKPDVFEQINEGVRQHHTLGQDYIDKVIGLIRNMLKENGIKARVVGRTKHAYSTYQKMLQQNLSLDQVYDLIAFRVIVDSLKDCYAVLGLVHSIWKPVTGRFKDYISIPKANMYQSLHTTVIGPDGERIEIQIRTEEMHRVAEYGVAAHWQYKEKHRKGGGAGSSRDAERFTWLRQILDWQRELSDPREFMASLRFDLFQDEVYIFTPRGDIKELPEGATPVDFAYSIHSQVGDRCAGAKVNGRLVPLSTPLKNGDRVEIITDPHRTPSRDWLKFVKTARARTRVKQYIRTEERARSIDLAKELLEKEGRKVGINMAKAMKEGLLLKLAEEFSCGSVDELLSQVGYSRITPNKVVKRLVASLQPEKADEPRPQERPTGPAVEEAKAKGKSEGLKISGVDNVLVRFASCCNPLPGEPIVGYITRGRGVTIHTTTCPNVKGFESERLLSVSWDGKQEDTPYPARVRIKCTNRKGVLGQVAVMLAEDNINIDSGTFESSVDGTSVLEFTVEVTSLDQLYHALARLKNLDVVNEAVRVS